A single region of the Actinomycetes bacterium genome encodes:
- a CDS encoding YebC/PmpR family DNA-binding transcriptional regulator, with translation MSGHSKWATTKHKKAVVDAKRGKLFAKLVKNVEVAARQGGGDPAGNPTLYDAIQKAKKNSVPNDNIDRAVKRGSGQEEGGAEYETIMYEGYGPSGVALLVECLTDNRNRAASEVRTAMTRSGGSMADPGSVAYLFARKGVVIVPAASADEDEIYEAVLEAGAEEVNDLDGSFEVVSEATDVVQVRQALQAAGIDYNSAEATFLPSVTVQLEEDDARKVFQMIEALEDSDDVQNVYANFDVSDEVMAAVG, from the coding sequence ATGTCGGGCCATTCCAAGTGGGCGACTACCAAGCACAAGAAAGCTGTAGTCGACGCGAAACGGGGCAAACTATTCGCGAAACTTGTCAAGAATGTTGAAGTTGCAGCGCGGCAAGGTGGCGGCGACCCGGCCGGTAATCCAACCCTTTACGACGCCATCCAAAAGGCGAAGAAGAACTCGGTACCCAACGACAATATTGACCGAGCGGTCAAGCGGGGTTCTGGTCAAGAAGAGGGTGGTGCTGAGTACGAAACCATTATGTACGAGGGCTACGGGCCCAGCGGGGTTGCGCTACTAGTGGAGTGCCTGACCGACAACCGCAACCGGGCTGCCAGCGAGGTTCGCACCGCGATGACCCGTAGCGGCGGTTCCATGGCCGATCCCGGTTCGGTCGCCTATCTCTTCGCTCGCAAGGGCGTGGTGATCGTGCCAGCAGCTAGCGCGGATGAGGACGAGATCTATGAGGCGGTGTTGGAGGCCGGAGCGGAAGAGGTCAATGATCTCGATGGCTCGTTTGAGGTGGTGAGTGAGGCCACGGACGTGGTGCAGGTGCGACAGGCGCTGCAAGCAGCCGGCATTGACTACAACTCCGCGGAGGCGACCTTTCTGCCCAGCGTCACCGTTCAGCTGGAGGAAGATGATGCTCGCAAAGTCTTTCAGATGATCGAAGCCTTAGAAGACTCCGACGATGTGCAAAATGTCTATGCAAACTTTGACGTTTCTGACGAAGTGATGGCTGCGGTTGGCTGA